The genomic segment CTGTATTTTTCCGCTTTCTTCAATTTTTTGGAGCCAACTTTATCAAGATGGGTATCGAATATTTAAATTGGGATTTCCATTTAATTTTATTACGTATCATGGTTTAGAGGCTCCTGCTTACAACATTCTCATTTTTAAAAATTTCTTTACTTTAACGTCATTTAGATTAGATATATATATATTATGTGTCTTAGCAACCTACTTTTGTCTCATTTTATTAATTAAAATGATAAACCGAATCAAATCTCCCACAACATGATTGTCAACAGATATTGGTAAATTAAAAAACGATCACACCTCAAAATTGAGTTGTGATCGTTTTTTTTAATATAGACGTAAACTAACATTCCATTCATCGTTCATTGTAGCTAGTATATATGTGTCTACCGCCTAAGCAAGAAGAAAAATTCGAAACACTTGTAAAGTAGGGATTACCGTTGGAATGAGAGTAGCTATAATCGTATGCAACATTACAAGTAATAGTTAATGCAGTGCCTCGCTTTATTCAATCTAAGAAATGGAGGCCAATTCATGGAGTAGCAGAATCATTTCGTACAGTCTTGAAATAAAAAAAGAGGCCCCCTGCTAAATGCAAGGGTCCTCTTATGGCCGCTTAATTTCGCGGTGGTTTGATTAAACGGTCTACAATTTGGGTCAGTGTTCTGCTCTGCCGGAGGGGTAACAAAAAAATAGATTGAACGCAAAACAACGCCATGATATAATCGATAGCGTCATTGACAATGCATATAAAGGATGTATCCAATTTTATTCCCACTTTAATTGTACATCTGGAACTTTGATTTGTCAATGCTCTTTTTTATCCCGGAAAAACGGAAAAAGGAGTGTTCACGAGAATGGATACGAAGGATTGGCGGCAAGAACAGGAGAGACTGGAATGGATCAGGAACAAGCTGCAGACGAGGATCGCTGAATTGGAGCCGGAGGTTGCCGGGCTGCGCGATCAAGCTGCGGACATCCGCAAGCGGTTTTGGGAAGAGGTTACGATCAACACAAGCACGCAAGAAGATTTCGAAGAAACCTTCTACACGATTAACCAGCAGTCCGCAGTATTGGCCGAACGGGAGCGGGGCCGCAAGCTATTGGCGCAGCAATGGGACAGCATGAAACGTCTGCATCCCTCTCCTTATTTCGGACGCCTCGACTTTCAGGAGGATGGTCTAGGCTTCAGCGAGCAAATCTATATTGGCGTATCTTCCTTCATTGACGATGACGGTTTGAGCTTTCTGATTTATGACTGGCGTACGCCCATCGCGAGCCTTTACTACGACTACCCCCCCGGCTTGGCGTCTTATGTCACGCCAGCCGGACAAATCGAAGGGACGATGGAGCTCAAGCGACAGTTTCAGATTCAAAGCGGACAAATCTGCAACATGTTTGACGCGAGCGAAACGATCGGAGACGAATTGCTGCAGCAAGTGCTCGGCAAAGGGGCGGACTCGCAAATGAAGAGTATCGTGGCCACCATACAGAGGGAACAAAACATCATCATTCGCAATGAAAAAAGCCGGATGCTTATCGTACAGGGCGCGGCCGGCAGCGGCAAAACATCAGCGGCATTGCAGCGAGTGGCGTATTTGCTGTACAAACATCGCCAGTCGATCAAGGCCGATCAAATCGTTCTTTTTTCGCCGAATCCGATGTTTACCAGTTATATCTCCACTGTCCTACCGGAGCTTGGTGAAGAGAACATACAGCAGACGACCTTTCAAGAATATCTCGACTATTGGTTAGGTTCTTCGTTACGTCCGGAGGATGCCTTTGATCAAATTGAATATGTACTGACCGCACAAGGGGGGCCGGGGTATGAAGCTCGACTTCAGGGGATCGAATATAAAGCTTCCGAAGTTTTCCTTCAAGCCCTGAAGGACTATGGCATATGGTTGGGACAAAAAGGAATGCGATTCAACGGTATCCGGTTTCGGGAACGCGATCTGATTGCCGCAGAGCGAATAAAAGCGAAATTTTACGAATATGACCATTCTCAGCCGTTGCTCAATCGTATCGAACTTTTACAGGAATGGCTGCTGAACGAACTGGCTTTGCTGGAACGTAAGGAGCGGGAAGCGCCATGGGTAGAGGAAGAGATGAATTATCTCGATGCCGAGCAGTACGCGGAAGTTTTCGGAATGCTGCACAAAGATAAGGAAGTATTCGACATTGCAGAACAATATGCCGTAGTCCGCGAGAAAATAAGCAACAAGCTCCGCGAAGATGAAGGCGACTTTGACTTCGCCACAAGGGAGGAGGAGCTGCTCCGCCGAAAAATCGTGAAAGAATGCTTTAAACCGCTAAGGAAAATGGTGAAGAAGCTCTCGTTCGTAGATATGAAAGGCATATATGGCCAACTGTTTGTTGACGAAGCCGCTTATCAAGAAATAACGAACGGGGCTGTCGTCCCGCCGCTGTGGCCTGAAATATGCAGGCAAACGCAGGAATCGCTGCTTCGCAATGAGCTATTCTACGAGGATGCGACTCCATATTTGTATGTAAAAGAACTGATCGAAGGCGTCCGGACGAACAAGGAAATCCGTTATGTGTTCGTAGACGAGGGTCAGGATTATTCGCCGTTTCAATATGAATATTTAAAAAAGCTGTTTCCACGTGCTCGAATGACGGTGCTCGGTGATTTTGGGCAAGCGATCTTTATGCAGGCTACAAGTTTGTCCGCATCCGACTCGCCGCTGGTCCGCCTTTATGGCGAAGCCGAAACAAGCCTTGTCTGCCTTGTACGCAGTTATCGTTCAACTAGGGAAATAGTTGAATTTACGAGATTGATGCTTCCAGGCGGGGAAGAAATTGCTCCTTTTGAAAGGCGAGGCCACAAGCCCCTTCTGACGAGAATGGCTAGCGGTGAGAAGCGTGATTCGCAAATAATGGCAGACATCGCGGCGCTCAGGGCCGAGGGCTTCGATTCCATCGCCGTCATTACGAAGACCGCAGCCGAAAGCCGGGAGGCTCATGACTCGTTGCGGATATTTGGAGACGCAGCACTGCAGCTCATTACGAAGGAGACGCTGGGCTTTGAAAAAGGAGTGATGGTCATTCCCGTGTATCTGGCCAAGGGTGTCGAGTTCGATGCAGTTTTGATCTATGATGCTTCGCCCGAAGCATACGGACAGGAAAACGAACGCAAGCTTCTTTATACGGCTTGTACGCGGGCCATGCATCGGCTTCACCTTTATACGACGGGCAATTGGTCGCCGTTCATGCAGTCATTGCCTGCGAATTTGTATGAGGTAGCAGCAAATTGATGGATCGGGGCAGACGTGTTATAAACCTGGCAAATGTGAATTGCTTAAAGCAATAGAACTGTGTATAATTATTCATTATAAATAATAAATATGCATAGTAAGGGAGAGCTTTATGACATATAAGGTATTTGTTGACGGACAAGAAGGCACGACAGGCTTGAAGATTTTTGAGTATCTGTCTAAGGTGCCGGACATTGAAGTTCTCAGAATTGACACCGACAAAAGGAAAAATCCTGAAGAACGAAGCAAATTCCTTAATAGTGCAGATATCGTATTTCTTTGTCTGCCCGATTCGGCAGCCAAAGAGTCAATTGAGCTTATGAAAAATAACAAAACAAGAATCATTAATACCAGCACTGCTTTTAGAACGGATAAAAGCTGGGTCTATGGTCTGCCTGAGTTGAAAAATCAAAGAGAACTCATACAATCCGCATCGAGAGTCTCCGTTCCAGGCTGTCATGCAACTGGCTTTATTCTTACGATTAGACCGTTAATTGAAGCAGGCATTCTTCCAGAAGATTACCCTGTAACGTGTTATTCCTTGACTGGCTACTCCGGAGCTGGCAAAAGCGGAATAGAGGAATATGAGAATTCAGTATTAGCAGCTGAAAGAAAGCTCCATGTTCCAAGGCATTATGCGCTGCAGCATAATCATAAGCATATCCCTGAGATGTTGATGTATTCAGGACTTTTATCTGAACCATTATTCACGCCCATCAAAGCTAATTATGCACAAGGACTCGCGATGTCAGTCCCCTTAATTAGCAGGATTTTGTCCAAAAACGCTTCTGCAAAAGAGGTACATGAAGCATTGTCCGCGTATTTTGCATCGGAGCGTTTTGTACATGTCATGCCGTACGATTCAGAAGCAAGCCTTGATGAAGGTCACTTCATGATTTCGGAGTGCAATAACACGAACCGATTGGAAATTTTTGTTTTTGGACAAAAGGGCAAGGTGAATATGATTTCAAGGTACGATAATTTAGGAAAAGGTGCATCAGGGGCTGCAGTGCAAAATATGAATCTCATGCTTGGATTGGATGAAGGGAATAGCTTGGTGAACTAATTTCGTTTAGGCAAAATTTTTTTTGCTGTCGAATAATGTTATTTCAATAAAAATGCGGTGGTCCAGCTGTTTTGTTGTTTGAATAGGTCAACCAGAGATTACTGGTTGGCCTATTTTTTCGTCCATGGCAACCGATTTTTCTTATAGTCGGGCAGGTCTAATCGTTTATTATAATTGTACAAGTGCTATTTCCAATTGTAGCTATTGCAATTTTGGAGCATTTCGGTGAAATGCGTAAGCGTGGCATCATCCCACTGAGAAATGCTGGCATAGAAGGCGGATTCTTTTTCCTTCAGAGCTTCTAAGGTTCGTTCCCGTCCTAGCTCAGTTAAACATAAGCGCACGCCGCGGCGATCTTCAGGAGCCGTTTCACTTTGTACGTAGTGGAGCCCCTTTAGCTGGTTGACCTGACGGCTGACGGTGCTGCGGTCCATAGCTGTTGCTTCAGCTAATGCAGTGGCGCTAGTTGCCCCATAGGAAAGAAGCCACCGTACCATTAAAAAAGCGGCGAGCTTGCAATGCAGTCTAGGCTGTGGAAAGAGACTCAGCAATTGCTGAAGCAAAAGGAAGGGATATAAATAACGGGCCAAAGCCGTATATTAGGACTGTTCCGATTTTACCGCAAAAAGCATGACCGCAGCGCTCTCCAAACGCTCAACGAAGATGGAGTAGCGGCGCGACTGAAGCCAGCTTTGTAGCTCATGCAAGCGGAAAGGCTCAATAGCCGCAGCAGTTGGCTGCTTGGCAGCGGCAAATTTTGTTGAGCCTGCTTCTGCTTCGCTATCCTTGCTAATATCGATAATGGCCATTCGTCCTCCAGGCAGCAAAATACGATCCATCTCAGCCAAAGCGAGCAGCTGCTGGGAATCATTCAAATGATGCATTGCAAAGCTGCAAGCGATGAAGGCGCATACTCGATCCGGCAGCGGCAGGGTGAGCAGGTTGCCGAGCTTCGCATCCACATGCGGCAAACGCCGGCGCAAAATGCTCAGCATTTGCGCCGATTGCTCAATAGCTGTTAAGCGTACACCCGCTTCTGCGAGCTTGACAGACAGATTGCCAGTTCCCGCTCCAAGCTCGGCGCCGTACTCGCCTGCAACCGGATCAATCCATTCCAGCATCTTCATTAACGCTTGTTCATAGCTGGAGGGAGTCAGCACCTTTGCCAATACAGCCATTGGGGCAGCCTCGCCATGCTCCAGCGCTAGACGATCATAATCCCAGCGATCATTCCAACTGCTTCGCTGGGAGCGGGAATGCTTCATCTTTTCCGCTGCATCCTCAGCAGCGCCAAGCTCGGGCCTTGCTTGGTCCCGCCATTTGGCTATCGTACCATCAAGCGCCTGCAGCTTTTGCCCCGCTGCGACCCATTCCTCATAGAGGAGAGCCCGCGCACGATCGGCTAATCGCAGAAAATCATCAGGCTGGCGTGCCGTTTGCAGCACCTCGCCAATGGCAGCCAGCGGCATGCCAAGCTCGCGGAGCGCAATAATCCATCGCAGCCGCTCTATATCTTCCTCGCCATACAGGCGATAGCCGTTTTCGCGCGCTTTCGTGGGCGTAACAAGACCTTTTTCCTCATAAAATCGCAGCGTACGCGGAGTTGTATCCAGCAGCCGTGCAGCTTCAAAAACTTTCACCGTCATCCCTCCTTTACTAAGCATGAACCTTTCCCTAACGTAAAGGTCAAGCTTTTGTTAATTGCTCATTCCTTTTACAGCTGGTAACCCGGTAACCCCTTGAAAAAAAGCCGCCTCCGCACGGGTGTGCATCGAGACAGCTCTTAGTCGTAAATATTAGTATGATCCTTAATATAGCCTACCGTTGTAACAGCGCTTTATTTGCGGCCGTTCAACAGCTCCCAGCGATACACGTATTCAAAAATGAACTCAAACGCCTCCAAATGGCGCTTCGCTTCAAACGGGGTCGCTCCCCAAGCATAAATGCCGTGCTTGCGCAGCAAAATGCCGGGAATTTCGGGCTGCAGGCGCTCCGTCACTTCAGGAACGATTTGCGGAATGTTGGCGAAGTTGGACACAATCGGAATGTCGATATGCGCTTCCTCGTCCCAAATATTGAACGCCTTAATTAATTCTACGCCGTCAACCGGCACGGATTTGCGATCCCAGAACCATTCCGAGATGACGCTGTTAAAGACGGTATGCACATGAAAAATAGCACCTGCGCCCGTCTGGCGGTAAATTTCGCAGTGGATCAGCGTTTCCGCCGAAGGCTTCAGCTTAGTCGCTTCGACTGCTTTGCCTTCTTTATCAACGAATAGGTAGTCTTCCGGTGTATGAACCGTCTTATCCTTGCCGCTTGCCGTAATGGCAAAATGGAACTGCTCGGGGTCGAAATCCCCTACGCGCACGGACAGATTGCCGCTTGTGCCAGGGAACCAGCCGCGCGAGGCGAACAGCTCCTTTACTTCACGCAGATCAGCGAGCGCCTTCTGCTTCTGCTCGGTTGTAATTTGCTCAAATGTCATTTCGATTCATCCTTTCCCTTGTCAAGCACGCGAATAATATCATGGAACGTCTCATATTCGGAATGAGGCAGGCCAAGCTCCTGGCATTTCGTCGTCAGGTGCGAGCGGGAAAATACAGTATCCGCCAGCTTTGCGCCTTCAAAGTCCGTCACGCTGTCGCCAATGACAATACGTTCATATTGCTCAGCGGGGAAGCCGCGCATAATCGTCGTTTTGCACATGCCGCATTCATTGCTGCATTGTCCGTCGCAGGGATGCGGCCATGTAATTTCAATATTAGCACCGCTAAAATCGTGGCCATTGCAATAAATATGATCCTGTGGAATATCGAATGGCTCAAGCACCGGATAGACGAAAAAGTCAATGCCGCCGCTTGTCACGTAAAATTCAATATCATTTTTCCGGCAGTAGGAGAGGAACTCGCCAAACCCTTCGCGAATGAGCGCATTCGTAATGCCGAAATGGACAACTTCTTTTTGCATAGAAGAAGGGAGGAGGCGGAACAGCTTGCCTACCCCTTCACGAATGGATATTTGCTGTGAAATCGTCTGCTCCACAATCGGCTCCCAGCCCGGCGGGTTAAAATGGCGGATAATCGCAATAATATTATCGTTTACCGTAATCGTTCCGTCGAAATCGCAGAACACGATGCGTTTTTTTGCTGCTGTCATTCTTTAATCCCCCAAGCGTCAATAGCCGCTTGCAGCGCTTCGCCGCCAGGAGCTGCGGCAGCATCGCGCAGATGAATGCCATTCATCGCTGCATCAATCGCGAGGCGGAAGGCTTGTCCGCCAGCAGCGGTGCCCATCGGATGGCCATGAATGCCTCCGCCAGCGTTGACGACTACATCGGTGCCGAAGTCGCGCAAAATAAGCGGCACGAGACCCGGATGAATGCCAGCGGATGGAACAGGGAAGCTGGTGAGCAGCTCGCTGGATGGGGCAAGCAGCGCTTCCTTGACGGCGAGATTTTCTTCCTTCGGCATGACGACCGAGCCGTAAGGAGAAGGGAACAGCACGAGATCAGCTCCCGCAAGGCGCATAAGCTTGCCCAGAAGCACGGAAGCGCCAATGCCATAGTGCGGCGAAGGATACATCGCGCCTGCCATAGCCGGATGGGCAGCTATCGGTACGCTGATCGACGGATCTTTGCTCAGCTCATGCAGCACATCGTAGCCGTAAGCCAGCACATTAAAGAGCAGGGCGTTAGCTCCAGCAGCAATCGCTTTGCGCGCCTGCGAAGCAAGCTGCGAAGTAGGGCCTGTCAAATTGACGGCATACAGCAGCTTTTGGCCCGTTTCCTGCTGGGCGCGCTCGGCAGCTTCCATACAAGCCTCAACGCGTTTTTCCAGCGGGGTCAGCGGATTTTCAAACAGAATTTCATCGTCTTTAATCAGATCAACGCCGCCAAGCGCCTGCTTATAAAACTGCTCCTGCAAGTTCGCCAGATCATGGCCGACAACAGATTTGAAGATGCTCATCAGCAGCGGACGCTCCTGTACGCCGAGCAGGCCGCGAACGCCCTGCAAGCCAAACTTCGGACCCGGAAAAGCAGAGCCGAACGACTGTGAAACTTCAATATCAATCAGTTTAATGCGTCCGTCCATCGACAGCTTGCCGAAAATCGTAACGAGCAGGGCAGGGATATCGCGGCTGAAATTGATATCTGGATAGGCGATGCGAATATCAGCGTAGCGATTGCCTTCTCCACCTTCATGCACCTCAACGGACAATACTTTGCCGAGATGCTTCTCCATTTCGGATTTGCGCGCTTCCGGCAAATCAGTCCAGCTTCCAACCGTCAGGCCGACGGCAATGGATAACGCCTTTTTATCAAAATCCGCTTTATCGTCAAAGCTGCGGTAGGTAGCAATGCAAAATTCACTCATTATTTCAAGCTCCTTTCAATATCGGCTCCGATTTCGGCTGCGCGTTCGGCGGAACGCTTCATGCCGCTGGCAATTGTCTCAGCCAAACCCTGCTTGCTCATCAGCTCAAGCGCTGCTTGCGTCGTCCCATTCGGGGACGTCACTTTGCGGCGCAATTCGGCAGGCTCCTCGCCAGTTGCACGGACCATTTCCGCAGCTCCAAGCACAGTCTGCGTAACAAGCGCCTTGGCAGCCGTTTCGCTAAGGCCCATTGCCTTCGCTGCATCAATCATCGATTCCATAAAATAATACACATAAGCCGGACCGCTGCCTGATACGCCTGTAATGGCGTCTTGATAGTTCTCCTCAACGACGGAGGTGATGCCGACGGATTGGAAAATAGCTTCCGCCAGCTGCTGCTGCTCCTTCGTCACCGCTTCGGAATAACTGATGCCTGTAGCACCGAGCCCGATCGTGCAGGACGTATTCGGCATCGTGCGTACGATAGGCAGCTTGCGGCCAAGAAGCAGCTCGATCGACGAAATCGATAGTCCGGCAATGACCGAAATAATAAGCTGATGCTCCGAAATAAAAGGCTTAATGCCTGCAATAGCTTCGGCCGCATCTTTTGGCTTCATAGCGAGAAAAATAATATCGGCTTCCTTCAGAAAAGCTTCGTTCGAGGAGCCTTGCAAAATCGTTTGAATGCCATATAGGCTGTTAAGCTCGTTCAAACGATCGGCATTTTGCCGGTTGAGCATTGCAATGCGTCCCGGCTGCGTCAGCTTCTGATTAATCATGCCGCGGGCGATGGCTTCCGCCATGGAGCCTGCGCCGTAGAAAGCGATTTGCAGCGATTGAATGCGATCAATCGTTTTGGTGTCTGTATCTATTGGCATAACGGTTTCCTCCAGTATTTGAAATTATAAAGTGAACGCTTAATTAGCCGCGAATTTGTCCAGAGCCGACAATCCGGTATTTGGTTGATGTGAGCGCAGGCAAGCCCATAGGCCCGCGTGCATGAAGCTTCTGCGTGCTTATGCCAATTTCAGCGCCAAAGCCGAATTCAAAGCCATCCGTGAAGCGAGTGGAAGCATTGTGATAGACGGCAGCCGCATCAATCTCCTGCATAAAGCGGGCTGCATTGCCTGCATCCTCGGTAACGATGCATTCGGAATGCTGTGTCCCGTAGTTGCTAATATGGGCGATGGCCTCATCCAGATTATCTACGATTTTCACGTTCAGAATATAGTCATTATACTCTGTCGCATAATCCTCATTCGTCGCTTGCTTGGCGTGAGGGATAAGCTTCATAACACGTTCGCAGCCGCGAAGTTCCACCTTTGCTGCAGTAAACTGCTCAGCAATGGAGAGAAGCGACTTGCTGGCAAAAGTTTCGTGTACAAGCAGCGTTTCCATGGAGTTGCAGACGGATGGACGCTGGGCTTTGGCATTGAGCGAAATGCTGGCCGCCATCTCCGCGTTTGCGCTCGCATCAATATAAGTATGGCAAATGCCTGCGCCAGTTTCAATGACTGGGACGGTAGCATTTTCAACGACGGTGCGAATGAGCGCAGACCCGCCGCGTGGAATAATGACATCGAGCAGTCCATTCAGCTTGAGCATTTCATTGACCGATGCGCGATCGGAATCTTCAATGAGCTGGAGGGCATCGGCTGGCAATGCCGTCGCCCTAAGCGCTTCACGCAGCACCTCGATAATTTTGCGATTCGATTCAAGTGCTGCCGAGCCGCCGCGGAGCACGACGCAGTTGCTAGTTTTGAGACATAATCCGGCCGCATCGACCGTCACATTCGGACGCGCTTCATAAATGATGCCAATAACGCCGAGCGGAACACGCGATTTTTCAATATGCAGCCCATTCGGACGATCGAACTGCTCCAGCAGCTCGCCAACTGGGTCCGGCAGATCAGCGATTTCACGGAGCGCTTGGGCAATTGCTTCAATTCTTGCCTCATCGAGAGCAAGACGGTCGAGCAGGGAGCGGCTAGTGCCGGCTGCTTCTCCATTTTGCAAATCGAGCTTGTTCGCATCAATAATATCAGATGTATGCGTAATTAAAGCGTCAGCGATCGTAAGCAGCGCCGCATTTTTCTGGTCGGTCGTTACGGTGTTCATAATACTGGCAGCACGTTTTGCCAATGTGGCTTTTTCGACGACTTCGCTTGTCATAGGTTTATTCCTCCTAAAAATAAGTATTGAAAAACGACTGGCCCTATTTATGAACAAGGGCTTATTTTAATGAAACCCATTCATCCCGGTGGATGACTTCGATCCGGCTCACGTCAATTCTGCGCTTCACTTCTTCGCTGCCAAGCCCGGCTGCGGCCTTAGCCTGCCAAGCAGCGTAATTGACGACGCCGCGCCCAATCGTTTCGCCGCCAGCGCTAAGCACCTCCACAATATCGCCGGGATGGAAATCGCCGCTGCTGCCTGTAATGCCGGCAGGGAGGAGGCTTTTGCCCCCTGTAAGCAGCGCAAGCTCAGCTCCTGCATCGACTGTAATCGTGCCTTGAGGCATCGAGTGGAAGCCCAGCCATTGCTTCTTCATCGGCAGGCTATGCATCTCCGTATCGAAATACGTGCCTTTGCCGGAGCCGCTTGTCGCAAGCGACAGATCTCCGGGCTGCTGCACTTTCCCGATAAAAGCGGGTACGCCGCCGCGCATGGCAATTCGGGCGGCTTCAATTTTGGAGCGCATCCCGCCCGTTCCGACTGCTGAGCCGGCACCGCCGGCGAATTTCATAATGTCTGCGGAAATGCTGCCGACTCGCTCGATTTTGACTGCTTGCGGATTTTTCCGCGGATCTTCCGTATACAAGCCATCCATATCCGTAATAATAATGAGCTGTCCGGCTTTCGTCATTGTTGCGACCAGTGCTGACAAATTGTCATTGTCGCCAAATTTCAGCTCATCGGTTGCGACGGTATCGTTCTCGTTAATAATCGGTATCGTGCGCAGCCTGAGCAGCTCTTCAATGGTCATCAAAGCGTTCTGAATTCGCTTGCGGTTAGAGAAGTCTGCCCGCGTCAGCAAAATTTGTGCTGCTCCGATACCGAACTGGCTAAAAGCTTCCTGATAAGCTTGCATGAGCAGCGCTTGCCCGACTGCGGCGGCCGCTTGCTTCTCGTGAACCGCTTTGGGCCGTGACTCATAGCCAATTTGGCGAAAGCCTGCGGCAACGGCACCGGAGGTGACTAATATGACCGAGCAGCCTGCTGCATGCAGCGCGGCAAGCTCGGAGACGAAATAAGCGATGCGTTCCTTGTTCAGTCCGCCTTCCTCGGAGGTTAGCGAGCTGCTGCCGATTTTTACAATGATTCGTTCCGCCATTTTCCCATCATCCCATTTCCTGACAAAATAAAAAAGACTCCCGTCCGTAAAGGACGAAAGTCTTATATGCTTCCGCGGTACCACCTTAATTGACTGTAGGCCGGTTAAGGCAAACAATCCTGCTTGGGCCTCGTAACAGGAGGTGCTGTCCGATTCATCATCGGCCGTTCAGGGGCAGGTTCAGCGAGCAGTCGAGGTAAATTCTTGCAGCCTCTGGAATTCACTCTCTGGGCACGACCTAGTCAAGCTTACTGGTCCCGTCATAACGTTTCATGTTCAGTTGATGTAAGCATATCATGATCGACGGGTGCTGTAAAGAGAGGCATTTGCAGGCGGTTAGGCTT from the Paenibacillus sp. BIHB 4019 genome contains:
- a CDS encoding glutamate-5-semialdehyde dehydrogenase; this encodes MTSEVVEKATLAKRAASIMNTVTTDQKNAALLTIADALITHTSDIIDANKLDLQNGEAAGTSRSLLDRLALDEARIEAIAQALREIADLPDPVGELLEQFDRPNGLHIEKSRVPLGVIGIIYEARPNVTVDAAGLCLKTSNCVVLRGGSAALESNRKIIEVLREALRATALPADALQLIEDSDRASVNEMLKLNGLLDVIIPRGGSALIRTVVENATVPVIETGAGICHTYIDASANAEMAASISLNAKAQRPSVCNSMETLLVHETFASKSLLSIAEQFTAAKVELRGCERVMKLIPHAKQATNEDYATEYNDYILNVKIVDNLDEAIAHISNYGTQHSECIVTEDAGNAARFMQEIDAAAVYHNASTRFTDGFEFGFGAEIGISTQKLHARGPMGLPALTSTKYRIVGSGQIRG
- the proB gene encoding glutamate 5-kinase translates to MAERIIVKIGSSSLTSEEGGLNKERIAYFVSELAALHAAGCSVILVTSGAVAAGFRQIGYESRPKAVHEKQAAAAVGQALLMQAYQEAFSQFGIGAAQILLTRADFSNRKRIQNALMTIEELLRLRTIPIINENDTVATDELKFGDNDNLSALVATMTKAGQLIIITDMDGLYTEDPRKNPQAVKIERVGSISADIMKFAGGAGSAVGTGGMRSKIEAARIAMRGGVPAFIGKVQQPGDLSLATSGSGKGTYFDTEMHSLPMKKQWLGFHSMPQGTITVDAGAELALLTGGKSLLPAGITGSSGDFHPGDIVEVLSAGGETIGRGVVNYAAWQAKAAAGLGSEEVKRRIDVSRIEVIHRDEWVSLK